GTGAAGGCATCCGCATATTTGACCCGCTGGATCTCCAAGTAAGTAGCCACCTGGTCCAGCTCCTTTTCCAGTTCAATATAGACATTGCCCTGATTGAGCGTCAGCCGGTAGAACCGGGACAGCCCCTGAACCATCTCCGTGACTTTGCCGATCTCCCCGAGATTAGCAAGGCTGCTGATCGTAGAGAGCGTATTATAGAGAAAATGCGGATTAATCTGTGCCTGCAAGGCCTCCAGCTCCGCCTGCTTCTTCTGGATTCCCTGCACATACACACTGTTGATCAGCCCCTGGATGTTGGAGGCCATATCATTGAAGGAATCCGCGATCTGCACGAATTCATCATTGCCGGAGAAGCGGATGCGCTTCTGGAAGTTCCCGTCCTGGAAGGAACGCACCAGGCCTACGATCCGGCTCATTTTGCGGCCCGATATCCGTGCCACCAAATACCCGATCAGGGTCATGACCAGAAAGCTCAGACTGCAGACCGCAATAATCACACGGCGCAAACGTCCGGCATCCTGGGTGAGATATTTATGCGGAACCATCGCTTCAATAATGAAGTTACTGCCCGGAATCTGCTCCTGCAGCCTGAGGAAGCTCCCCTCTCCGCTGCTATTATTGGCGGGACCCCGCTGGAACAGAACATCCCCGGTGGTCTCCTCCACCAGCCGCAGCGTAATTCCTTCCTCCAGAGGGAAGGTATCGAAGCCGCCGAACAGGTCCTCCAGCGATACCGTAATCCGCACATACCCGATCAGCGACTTGTAATCACTGAAGTTGACGAGTCTGCGCACATGTGAGAGATTGCCCAGCTTCTGGTCCGTATCAATCTGCAGCCATAAATTATCACGCTTGGAATCCTTCAGCGACCGGTACCATGGACTGCCTATAATATCGTCCAGCGGCAGAATGTAGTAATCGCTGGTAATAATCGGATCATCCAGATTATCACCCGACACAATGTTCAGATCAGCGTTCGGGGTGTAGAGCATGAAGCGGATCTTGTTCCCGAACAGCTGCAGCGGTGCGGTAATCTGGGGAACAATCTCGTCAAGCATTGTCAGATAGATCTCAAACGGCGTCCCCTTCAGCTCCAGCGCACGCTGGAACGGCTGACTGCCGAACAGGTTGTCCGACATCCGCTGAATCTCATCCATCTGATAGCGGATATTGTTCCTCGACTGCTCCATGCCTGTACGGATGTTCGACTCGGCCATCTCTGTCCGGGAATCGGTCAGCATGGAATAGGAGATATAGCCGATGAACACATCCGTAAGCAGAACCAGCAGCAGATAAGGAATCATCATTTTATAGGTGAAAGGCATGTATTTCTTAAGCTTGGGCATCATTCACTGGACATCCTCTGCATGGAATTCGTTATAGCTATTCTACTCCGAAACGGCACTTATGATAATACCAGGAACACGTCAAATAGCCCAGGGAGGATTAGGAAGCTGCTCCCCGGGCTTATATATTATGGCTCTGAATCGTTTCAGGCTAACTTACTTCACAGCTTCTCGCTGACTGCCCCGCCCGCTGCAATCTTCGCATTGAAGGAGAGCTGGTTCAGCTTCTTGATGGTTTCTTTATTGTAGGCATCCCCCATGAAATTCGGCTGGCCCCCAATGATTTTGACCGGTGTAATGCTGCTGGTTACCCCTGACGGGTTAATGGTGAAGTTAACCAGCATGGAATGCAGGGTCTTGTCTCCGCCCCGTGTAGAACGGTTGAACACAAAGTTGCCCAGTGAATAATAGATCGGCTTATGCTTGTAATATTCAATACCCATCAGACAATGACTGTGCGCGCCCAGGATGATATCTGCTCCGCTGTCGATCATCTGCTTGGCCAGCTTCCGGGCATACGCCTCAGGATAATCCTTGAATTCCTGATTCCAGTGAATATATACAACCGTATAATCATTATCCTTGGCAGACTTCTTAATCGCACTCAGCAGCGGCTCTGCCGTATAAGCTGAGGCTGCTCCCGGGCTGTTCTTGCCTGCATACCAGGAGGGGCTGGGCAGCACACGGCTTGTACCCAGAACGGCAATCCGCTTGCCCTTGACGGTCTTGACATACGGTTTGAACGCTTCTGCGATATTTGCACCCGCACCGGTGTGCCCAATATTGTTCTTATCCAGATGAATCAGCGTATCCAGCATCGCGGTCCGGCCGTAATCCAGAATATGGTTATTAGCAACGGTGACACCGTCGATTCCCGCTTTGCTTAATCCCGCAAGTGCCGCCGGCTTGGAGCGGAAGGCGAACGTCTTGCTGGCCGCAGCCCCGCGCACGGAGACCGGAGTCTCCAGATTGGCAAAAGCAAGATCTGCCTTCTGCAGTACCGGCGCTACCTTGGCGAATGGGAAATCAACACCATATTTGGCAA
The sequence above is a segment of the Paenibacillus sp. FSL R7-0204 genome. Coding sequences within it:
- a CDS encoding CapA family protein; amino-acid sequence: MILLLLVPAAGISAKGVAPQDEIRLTFAGDILLDGFVGGQIAKYGVDFPFAKVAPVLQKADLAFANLETPVSVRGAAASKTFAFRSKPAALAGLSKAGIDGVTVANNHILDYGRTAMLDTLIHLDKNNIGHTGAGANIAEAFKPYVKTVKGKRIAVLGTSRVLPSPSWYAGKNSPGAASAYTAEPLLSAIKKSAKDNDYTVVYIHWNQEFKDYPEAYARKLAKQMIDSGADIILGAHSHCLMGIEYYKHKPIYYSLGNFVFNRSTRGGDKTLHSMLVNFTINPSGVTSSITPVKIIGGQPNFMGDAYNKETIKKLNQLSFNAKIAAGGAVSEKL
- a CDS encoding sensor histidine kinase, giving the protein MMPKLKKYMPFTYKMMIPYLLLVLLTDVFIGYISYSMLTDSRTEMAESNIRTGMEQSRNNIRYQMDEIQRMSDNLFGSQPFQRALELKGTPFEIYLTMLDEIVPQITAPLQLFGNKIRFMLYTPNADLNIVSGDNLDDPIITSDYYILPLDDIIGSPWYRSLKDSKRDNLWLQIDTDQKLGNLSHVRRLVNFSDYKSLIGYVRITVSLEDLFGGFDTFPLEEGITLRLVEETTGDVLFQRGPANNSSGEGSFLRLQEQIPGSNFIIEAMVPHKYLTQDAGRLRRVIIAVCSLSFLVMTLIGYLVARISGRKMSRIVGLVRSFQDGNFQKRIRFSGNDEFVQIADSFNDMASNIQGLINSVYVQGIQKKQAELEALQAQINPHFLYNTLSTISSLANLGEIGKVTEMVQGLSRFYRLTLNQGNVYIELEKELDQVATYLEIQRVKYADAFTLHVDVDEEILHMQVIKLLLQPFVENIFKHAWFGETIAIRLTGKRVGDNIELKVIDNGIGMRPEVVKRMMQGPSQSGGYGVKNVDERIKLRYGDAYGVTIASFYGGGTTVRLLLPAGLQGDEEL